A segment of the Marmota flaviventris isolate mMarFla1 chromosome 2, mMarFla1.hap1, whole genome shotgun sequence genome:
TGAAGGAAaccagggtgggagggttggtcctgGGTGGAGGGTACCAGGGAGTGGGGTGTGGCACCCACAGGTCCCCAGAGGGAGAGtgcacctcaaggatctcttTTTGGGCCCACTCATGTGATGTGAGCACCTGGACTTATCTCCTTATCTCGCCTGAAgacctcccagttcctggtctctatGTTAGTCTCTAAACTCTATCTGACTCACGCTTTCCATTATTAGTTCCTAATAAGGGACTTTTCTCTCTGGGGGTCTTGTTTGGGGCACTTTGGCAACATTGTGCATCTGCTGATAAGAGCTGTTTTGTGTTGAGCAGTCACTGTCCCAGGCTAGTAGCTGCTGGGGAGGAAGGGTGGAAACTGGGTATCTGGATGTGGATCATTAGGTCCAGCTGAAGCCTACCAAACAGCTGATGAAGGAGCGGCAACTGAGTCAAAAAGAGACCTCCAGAGATCAGTTTCAGAGAACTCAATTCCTTTTGTTATTGCAGAGGAAAGTTTGTATGCATAGTCTGTGACTTGGAAGATTCATCTGAGGGTCGAATGACCAAAGAGCTAGCAACATGCTTATGAGTGGCAACCAATGGGCTCAATGGTCAATGgcagaaaagcagaaggaaagggACGTGCTATGCATCTATGGGAGGCCAGATTCCCACGGTGATGGGGCTGAGTGCAGTTAATGTGCTAATACAGTATCCGGATTCAGTGTGCTGGACCCTGAGAGTCCCTCACATAGGCAACATAGGCTGCTTTCCAACTCATGAGCCCAGCACCTGGCCAGCCAGAGTTCCAAGCAGGGCATTGCGCCCACTAGATATGGTAATGAGGTGACCCAAATAAAGGCGGCTGCTTTCAGCAATGGGGTGTCGGGTCGGGTTGGGGGAATCAGGCAATGGCATTAGGCAATGTGTTCAAAGACGAACTGGTTATCTTCAGGCCCTTGTGAAGTTCCCAGATGCAGGCAGGATACCATGCATAGGAGACTATCTCCATTGTTGTGAAGTCCTAAGATGGAGGAAACCAGGTGAGTACCATGTGGTTAAATGAAGGTCCACACAGAAGTGGTGGCCAGAGTTCCTGAACATGGGAAGCTACCAGGagtcctgcatgggagcagcaTACTATATTTCTGCTCAGATAGGTGGCCAAAGGTTCTGCACTGGTGCTGATGCTGGTGATCCCACTTGGGCACCCAGTAGTCCTGCCCTGGCAAGTAGTTGGGAGATCTACTTTGAAATTGAGGTCTGGAGCCCTGCAAATACACAGTGGCCATTACTtctgtgaggaagcagaactatcactctcagagaagcagtactctcactacttgagtcccaggtgagagagcaacacagaatgttgccttcctctggcctgccatcttggatccccccaAAGTTAATCCTTATAGCAGCTATGATGCTGACACACTTTGGAACTTCTCTCATCATTGCTCTGAAAATGGGAAAATGCTAGGGGATTTtgttcctctttatttttaatattttgtgttttttggaTTTGGAGCACATCTGAACTTTACAAAATAATGGGCTTCCCTTGGCATTTTTATACACgcatataatataatatgatcaAATTCACTCCCTAATGCTGCTAATACCTCTCTGCACACCCACCAGCAGGGTTTCTACTTCAAATCACATTCCCACACAAGAGCACTGGTCAATAGCCAAATCACAGGTCTGATGTTCCAGATTCCAATAGTAGGATGCTGCAGCTGGGGTCAAGGCTAGGAACTGGTATCTCAGTCTGCATTCTTGGGGTTGGGATGGGAGCAGTACTCTAAGGTGGAGAGCATTATAAGCTCTCTTAAAAAGGAACAGAGAGCTTCACAAAGCAGGGCACAAGACAGCCAGCAGGCCAGAGACCTGTGCAACACGGTGGAGCCATTGGGGACAGTCAGCTAGTAAGGCATGAGCAATCAGAGGCTATGTCCAAAGGACTTTGCCTCTGACTTTAGAACTTCCCTCCCTCATCTCCACTGTGTGGTCACTGGGAGGGTTAATCCCACTGATGAGCCACCCAAGGACCTTGCCAACAGAGTTGTGGGAACTGCACCTGGAAAGTCACCATAAATTAAGGATTTTTCAGGAGCACAGTTTCTAGACAGAACTCCTGGGCAAGTGCCTGGTTGGGCGTCCCTGCAGAGCACACAAGCAAACTTGTAAGGGATTCCACAGGCATGTGTTAATTCCACTAGATCCCAGTCCAGGAAGAACCACAGGGTTGAGAATGGCTTATCTCATTGATGTACTTGTTGGCTGAATGAAGTGTTCACATCTGTTTGTGGGGAAACTGAGACACCAGTaaacttaaaacatttataatatatttattttttggtataccTTGTCCTTATTATCTACAGTACTTTCATTTCTGCCTAATGGCCTCCTTTCCAATTTCCTGCAGGACATTTCTAGAGGTAGTGCCCTACTCAGTTTTCATTATCTGGAAATATCTTCCTTTCTCATTTATGTTGGAAGGACAGTTGTGCCAGGTATAGAATTCTTGATACAATTTTATTCAATACTTTAGATCAATCTTCTTACTGCCTCTGATTCCCGTCAAACCTCAGGAAGCTCTCCAGTATCTGGTATCTGGTAGTCAtgcctctctttctgcttcagtATTTTCTGCTTTACTTTAATTTTAGCAGATTGGGTTCCAATGTGCCTCAGTGTGGGTCTGCTCACGTTAATAATTCCTGGAGTTTGTTCAATATCTTGGATTAGAACATTCATGTACTTGATTATACTCAAGATCGTAGAGAACATTTCTCTCAAAtaaccttttttaatttttttttctttcttgtatccCATGGACTCTCATGTCAATGCTCTTTCTGATATGGAGAATGGACTCTAGGTTCTTTTTAAGATTccgagtttttatttattttgtttttgtttttctgaattgAGATTCAGCAATGTCAATGGAAtcacattttgtgatttttttcaactcCCTGTTCAAACCTGTTGTGGAATCTCCAGTGAACTTCTGAGTTAATTAATATTATCAACTcccaaatttctgttttaatatttctatacATTCTCTATCTTTGTTGATGTTCTCAATTTGCTGATcatatttcagattttcttttccaCTTCATCCAAATTTTCCAGGAGCATGTTGGACACAGCTGCTTCACAGTGCTTGTCTCTTTTCAGGTGGGGCCCAATAGATCACTAGGGTCCTGAGGAGAAGGAGACAGGAGGGTAAGAGTTAGGGAAGGATATGGGATGGGGAGGCaagagggaggaggaacaggaggatgGGAAAcagggggaagcagctcaggTGTGGAGAGCAGGGAACAGCCTCCTAAGGAAACAGCCCTCACGAGGACCCCTGGGTAGAGGCCCAGTGACAGCGAATTTGAACATCTAATGTTCACGACCATAACCTGATAGATTTCTGTTGCTGTAGGCACTAGGTGTGCAGTCCTTAGTCACAGCAGCATTAGAAACTTACACAAGGTGGTTGTACTGTGGGGAGATATGCCAGGGGCTTCAGCAATGTTCCATTTCTTACTTGAACTGCACGTTCATTGCTGTATGCACCATGATCACTCCAGGCTGAGGAAACCCCATCATGAGCTGGAATCTCTGTGGAACAGGGAAACTGAAGCAAGACTCATGTCAAATGCATGTCCCACTAACTGTACCCACCACTTCCCCAAAACTCAGGAAACCCAAGAGGCACAGGACCCCACCCAGTGTCATGGTCTATAAAGTACCACTGACCTTGTGGTCAGAAAGGGAAGAGCAACAGTTAGTGACACATGAGAGCTCAGGGAAGGACTCAGGCCTTcagtcccctccctcctccttgctcagggctctgggcctcaggggcAGGTGTCTCACAGTGTGGAGGTGCAGGCCAGGGGAGGCTCAGTGTGAGGACACGCCCTGTGCTGAGCTCAAGGCCACTCTGTGGGCACTCAGTCAGTGACAGGCTTTGCTGATACCACGTGATAAACCAAGAGGATCCCCAGGATGAACAGTGACCACCCTGTGTCTCCCCCCAGGAGCGGCTGCACAGGAGCTGCAGGTGATCCAGTCTGAGAAGCCAGTGTCTGTCGCTGCTGCTGGAGAGTCGGCCACTCTGCACTGCACTGTGACCTCCCTGCTCCCTGTGGGGCCCATCATGTGGTTTAAGGGGGCAGGGCCAGGCCGGGAGTTGATCTACAACTTCAAAGAAGGCCACTTCCCCCGAGTCACAAATCTCTCAGATGTCACAAGGAGGGACAACAGGTACTTTTCCATCCGCATCGGTAATGTCACCCCAGCAGACGCCGGCACCTACTACTGTGTGAAGTTCCAGAAATCGACCCCTGTTGATAAGGAGTACAAGTCTGGACCAGGCACCGAGTTGTCTGTGCGAGGTGAGTGCAgctgcctcctccttcctgggGTGGGACAGGAGGTCAGGGGTCACGCCCTCAATCCTGGGGTCACAGCTGAGAAGCAGGAGCAGCACTGGGTCCTCATGTCATACATGCTGTCACCCCTTCTGCAggtcagggaggcagaggcctgtGGAGGCCGTGCTATTTGGTCCAGGCTCCATGGCTGGCAAATGGGGGGCATCTGCACCCCTCACCTGCCTGCTCCACAGCCCTGACCTTTTCCAGTTTGGCCCAGCCCTGTGGCTCCCCAACTGAGGGCTCTGAGGGTTTGAGGGACTTGCCAATCAGAGCCAGACCACGTCTGCTGCCTTCAGAGAGCACTGCCCTTGTGGGGGTGAGCCTTCTCTTTATACCACAAGCACCCaggacctactgtgtgccaatcTGTACTCTGGATGCTCTAGAAAGAGCCAGGAGCAGGACAGGTAAAGTTCTCCTCCCACAGGCTACTGTTCCTGTCCCTCCCTGAGGACCAGGCCCTCCAgagcagggagggggcagggcatgctttccttccttcccctcctggaACAGCACCTGAGAGGATTCTGACAGCCTCAGGTTCCCTGTAGACCTGGGGCCCTGGTGGAGGAGCTGCCAAGAGGTTGGGGCCTTTGTCCTGGGTCTGCCTGTATATTCCCATGTTCCAGGGACCAGCCCTCATGGGCACTGCTGGGCAGGTGCAGAGCTGGGTCACTCACCAGGCACGTGCCCATGTGGGTGACATAGGGGTTCCAGGTTCAGGAAGCACAGGTGCTCACTTTCTGTTTTCTGAGAGGCCCTGCATGCTCTCCCTAAGCCACAAGGCTGAGGTGGTCAGCACACATGGACCTTCACACCTGTGCCCACCCCTGTTGACCCTGGGGAGCTGGAGGCCCAGGCAGCCCTCTCTCACACAGCACATTAATGCCAGGAGGGGACAGAGCCCAACCTGACTCCAGCCCAGGCTTCTACTGCCCTGGGAATAGACACTGTCCCCACAGAGGAGCCAGGGCACAGGAGGGgctcaacacagaccctgacctGACCCACTGGCAGGGAGCAGCATCTCTACTCCTCATCTATCTCCCAAGGTTCAGGAAGCCAGTCACATGCACACCCTGAAGCTCACAGTGACTGGAGAACCTCTCCTGAGTGTCAGCCATGATCTCCTTCCACAGGGAGATGCCCCAGCAGGACACACagagctgctccattgtttgaagAAGGGCAAAAGACTTCTCCCTGAGCAGATGTTACAGTTGTTCTTACTGTTGTGGGGGGTGGGGTCGGGGGCTCCCCACTGGCTGTGCATAGGAATCACGTGGGAAACTGAGGATGGAAATTTTAGACCCAGGATTCACCttgacattttgttttaaaaattccaacaTGGGTCTGGGCATCCGAAGATTTTACTCCAGAAGGTTCTAACACACAGCCAGGGCTCTCGACCACTGAGATTGATGTCTTGAAGACACAAAAGGGAAGTTGGGTTTTTTTCCTCAACATGGGAGTCCTTCTCAGTGTGGATGCTTCAGAACATCACGTGCTGGGCTCAGCTCTCTGGGGCCCTTGGCAGGGTCTCCCAACAGAGCCCACTCAGATCCAGCATCTGCCTGGAGCCCACATGTGATATGTGTCTGAACAGGAGCTGGAGCCAGCAAGTCCTGGCTCTTCAGCACACAGCCCCCCCTGCCTTGATGACCTAAACTGTCACTGAGGTGTCTGTCCCTTGTCCCTTCATAGCGCCCCACTTTATGGAAACAGCTTCTCTGGATGAAACCCCTGTGATGCTGTTCATGATGTGGGAAGCACTTTGCCACCTTGTTTCCTGTGGGGACTCTTAAGAGCACAGGGAGAGGGCAGGTGCAGCACAGTGG
Coding sequences within it:
- the LOC139704762 gene encoding signal-regulatory protein beta-1-like isoform X2; protein product: MSVPASRPQRPCPVLLLTLLLGLTGAAAQELQVIQSEKPVSVAAAGESATLHCTVTSLLPVGPIMWFKGAGPGRELIYNFKEGHFPRVTNLSDVTRRDNRYFSIRIGNVTPADAGTYYCVKFQKSTPVDKEYKSGPGTELSVRGLAR
- the LOC139704762 gene encoding signal-regulatory protein beta-1-like isoform X1; translated protein: MSVPASRPQRPCPVLLLTLLLGLTGAAAQELQVIQSEKPVSVAAAGESATLHCTVTSLLPVGPIMWFKGAGPGRELIYNFKEGHFPRVTNLSDVTRRDNRYFSIRIGNVTPADAGTYYCVKFQKSTPVDKEYKSGPGTELSVRGRCPSRTHRAAPLFEEGQKTSP